The following proteins are co-located in the Streptomyces asiaticus genome:
- a CDS encoding tyrosine-type recombinase/integrase, whose amino-acid sequence MRDDDTGKVLAACKGKAFLQLRDEAIIRLYYNTGARLSEVGNLTLEDIDLVTDSVHYHGKGSRDRRVRFGPKTARAVSRYLRARAKRKGAELPDLWLAERGGKRLEPNGIKNMIKRRGLSAGVKGVHAHRWRHHFAHEWKRANGDSGDLMLLMGWISEDMPRHYGASAAAERAQETHQRMGIGENARRRTRRNRLSPRPPGHPRPPAPQAHRQARDP is encoded by the coding sequence ATCCGGGACGACGACACCGGGAAGGTGCTGGCCGCCTGCAAGGGCAAGGCGTTCCTCCAACTGCGGGACGAGGCCATCATCCGCCTCTACTACAACACCGGCGCCCGCCTGTCCGAGGTCGGCAACCTCACCCTGGAGGACATCGACCTGGTCACCGACTCGGTGCACTACCACGGCAAGGGCAGCCGCGACCGCCGGGTACGGTTCGGGCCGAAGACGGCGCGGGCGGTGAGCCGGTATCTGCGGGCCCGCGCCAAGCGCAAGGGCGCCGAGCTGCCCGATCTGTGGCTGGCCGAGCGCGGCGGGAAGCGCCTGGAGCCGAACGGCATCAAGAACATGATCAAGCGGCGTGGCCTGTCCGCCGGGGTGAAGGGCGTGCATGCCCACCGGTGGCGGCACCACTTCGCCCACGAGTGGAAACGGGCCAACGGGGACTCCGGTGACCTGATGCTGCTGATGGGCTGGATCTCCGAGGACATGCCCCGCCACTACGGCGCCAGCGCGGCCGCCGAACGCGCCCAGGAGACCCACCAGCGGATGGGAATCGGCGAGAATGCTCGCCGACGAACTCGACGGAATCGCCTTTCCCCACGCCCGCCTGGCCATCCGCGTCCACCGGCGCCGCAAGCACACCGGCAGGCGCGAGACCCGTGA